From the Myxococcales bacterium genome, one window contains:
- a CDS encoding serine/threonine protein kinase, whose product MSHTATTSARSISARSCPRRSPRWHARAIGAATSRARIRRAGTRGRGVIHLMAMADADPRIGSVLEGRYRIIERIARGGMGVVYRAERIPVGRPVAVKFLHAMFADDPDSRARFERETRALARLAHSHCVSIIDFGVAGSPYLVMEHVAGVTLRDLLDEGALPLEEALTLGRQLLAGLAHAHAQGIVHRDVKPANIMVTDEIGTGRHVRILDFGLARLRDTTSSQLTQAQIAVGTPSYMAPEQTLGGAIDARTDVYAAGVVLFEMLTGERPFSADDTATLLELHRSAPAPRLATVDPITAWPPGLDLALARALAKAPGDRWPSAVEFADALDVIARGVRASTAPPPGLDPAARRPRRTRTALLALALAGGAAAFAVVELRPRSHPSAAPATTATIATRAGSAADPQPSGSPPRPAPRPPI is encoded by the coding sequence ATGTCGCACACCGCGACGACATCGGCGCGATCTATCTCCGCGAGATCCTGTCCGCGTCGTTCGCCGCGCTGGCACGCGCGCGCGATCGGCGCCGCGACATCGCGTGCGCGCATTCGCCGCGCCGGCACGCGCGGTCGCGGCGTGATACATCTGATGGCGATGGCGGACGCCGATCCACGGATCGGTAGTGTGCTCGAGGGCCGCTACCGGATCATCGAGCGGATCGCACGCGGTGGGATGGGCGTGGTCTACCGGGCCGAGCGGATCCCGGTCGGCCGACCGGTGGCGGTGAAGTTCCTGCACGCGATGTTCGCGGACGATCCCGACTCCCGGGCGCGCTTCGAGCGCGAGACCCGGGCGCTGGCGCGGCTCGCCCACTCGCACTGCGTCTCGATCATCGACTTCGGCGTGGCCGGCAGCCCGTACCTGGTCATGGAGCACGTCGCCGGCGTGACGCTGCGCGATCTGCTCGACGAGGGCGCGCTGCCGCTCGAGGAGGCGCTGACGCTGGGCCGCCAGCTGCTGGCCGGCCTGGCCCACGCGCACGCCCAGGGCATCGTCCACCGCGACGTCAAGCCAGCCAACATCATGGTCACCGACGAGATCGGCACCGGCCGCCACGTCCGCATCCTCGACTTCGGCCTCGCCCGGCTACGCGACACCACGTCGAGCCAGCTGACCCAGGCCCAGATCGCCGTCGGCACGCCCAGCTACATGGCGCCCGAGCAGACCCTCGGCGGCGCGATCGACGCGCGCACCGACGTCTACGCCGCCGGCGTGGTGCTGTTCGAGATGCTGACCGGCGAGCGCCCCTTCTCCGCCGACGACACCGCCACGCTGCTCGAGCTGCACCGCTCGGCGCCCGCGCCGCGCCTCGCGACCGTCGATCCGATCACCGCGTGGCCGCCCGGCCTCGACCTGGCCCTCGCCCGCGCCCTCGCCAAGGCGCCCGGCGATCGCTGGCCCTCCGCCGTCGAGTTCGCCGACGCGCTCGACGTCATCGCCCGCGGCGTCCGCGCCTCCACCGCGCCGCCGCCCGGCCTCGATCCCGCCGCCCGTCGCCCGCGCCGCACCCGCACCGCCCTCCTCGCCCTCGCCCTCGCCGGCGGCGCCGCCGCCTTCGCTGTGGTCGAGCTCCGCCCGCGGTCACACCCAAGCGCCGCGCCCGCCACCACCGCGACCATCGCAACGCGGGCAGGCAGCGCCGCTGATCCCCAGCCATCGGGCTCGCCGCCGCGCCCGGCTCCGCGGCCACCGATCTGA
- a CDS encoding peptidoglycan DD-metalloendopeptidase family protein, with amino-acid sequence MTGVAGVTGVARMTGATGVAGVARMARVTAEPCVTRMTRLTRVARVAIVAVLATTATAAAGPYRWPTVPAGVNAHLDHGNLTDYQCGNNTYSGHRGTDIGVGRNTAVVAAADGWVKQRTDGFGDGFIGSTDGGGFGNMVALFHGAGEETIYGHMTAGTGIPALGATIACAGPLGRSGTSGNSSGPHLHFETRIGVSETGSYYSGQAEDPYAGACSVAVSAWTNQNGGAPTATCASGSTLTDDAAFVADVTVPDGTEVVAGVPFIKTWRLRNTGTSTWGAGYALVHLDGPALDATAIPAAAAPGAEVDLTATLTATGAGLQRSRWRMTHDGAGFGEIVWVEVTVVAQPSVDVDGDGVGPSQDCDDNDPATHPGAIEDCDGIDRDCDGASDDGLVRVCCDTGMQTCAAGTWGACSLTCDAPGDESGGCSTGGGAPGVLVLAGLAFAALVTRRRADRR; translated from the coding sequence GTGACCGGCGTGGCGGGCGTGACGGGCGTGGCGCGCATGACGGGCGCGACCGGCGTGGCGGGCGTGGCGCGCATGGCGCGCGTGACGGCTGAGCCGTGCGTGACGCGTATGACCCGCCTGACCCGCGTGGCGCGCGTGGCGATCGTCGCCGTGCTCGCGACCACGGCCACCGCCGCGGCCGGGCCGTACCGCTGGCCGACGGTGCCGGCCGGGGTCAACGCCCACCTCGATCACGGCAACCTGACCGACTACCAGTGCGGCAACAACACGTACAGCGGCCACCGCGGCACCGACATCGGCGTCGGCCGCAACACCGCCGTGGTCGCGGCCGCCGACGGCTGGGTCAAGCAGCGCACCGACGGCTTCGGCGACGGCTTCATCGGCTCGACCGACGGCGGCGGCTTCGGCAACATGGTCGCGCTGTTCCACGGCGCCGGCGAGGAGACGATCTACGGCCACATGACCGCGGGCACCGGCATCCCGGCGCTGGGCGCGACGATCGCGTGCGCGGGGCCGCTCGGCCGCTCGGGCACGTCCGGCAACTCGAGCGGGCCGCACCTGCACTTCGAGACCCGGATCGGCGTCAGCGAGACCGGCTCGTACTACTCGGGCCAGGCCGAGGACCCGTACGCGGGCGCGTGCAGCGTCGCGGTCAGCGCCTGGACCAACCAGAACGGCGGCGCGCCGACCGCGACCTGCGCCAGCGGCTCGACGCTCACCGACGACGCGGCCTTCGTCGCCGACGTGACCGTCCCCGACGGCACCGAGGTGGTCGCGGGCGTGCCGTTCATCAAGACCTGGCGGCTGCGCAACACCGGCACCTCGACCTGGGGCGCCGGCTACGCGCTCGTGCACCTCGACGGTCCGGCCCTCGACGCGACCGCGATCCCGGCGGCGGCGGCGCCCGGCGCCGAGGTCGACCTGACCGCGACCCTGACCGCGACCGGCGCGGGCCTGCAGCGCTCGCGCTGGCGCATGACCCACGACGGCGCCGGCTTCGGCGAGATCGTCTGGGTCGAGGTGACCGTGGTCGCGCAGCCGAGCGTCGACGTCGACGGCGACGGGGTCGGCCCAAGCCAGGACTGCGACGACAACGACCCGGCGACCCACCCCGGCGCGATCGAGGACTGCGACGGGATCGATCGCGACTGCGACGGCGCCAGCGACGACGGCCTGGTGCGCGTGTGCTGCGACACGGGGATGCAGACCTGCGCTGCGGGCACCTGGGGCGCGTGCTCGCTGACCTGCGACGCGCCCGGCGACGAGTCGGGCGGCTGCTCGACCGGCGGCGGCGCGCCCGGCGTGCTGGTGCTGGCCGGCCTGGCGTTCGCGGCGCTGGTGACCCGGCGGCGCGCCGACCGCCGCTGA
- the thiE gene encoding thiamine phosphate synthase: MSDHAGHDVLAAPPPGPRAQRAAAIRGFYAILDVDDHALATALVDPHGCAASVLQVRLKGASTRALVAAATMARRVTTAAGALLIVNDRLDVALAVGADGVHLGQDDLPLAAAVRALGAARDHLLIGISTHDLDQVGLAVAGGADYLGFGPVFATSTKANPDPVVGVDGLAAACARAGRVPVVAIGGVTPDAGPALHAAGAAAACAIAAVNGAPDRAAAAQALAVRWRTPLE, from the coding sequence ATGAGCGACCACGCCGGCCACGACGTCCTCGCCGCTCCACCGCCGGGTCCCCGGGCCCAGCGCGCGGCGGCCATCCGCGGGTTCTACGCGATCCTCGACGTCGACGATCACGCGCTCGCGACCGCGCTGGTCGATCCGCACGGGTGCGCCGCGTCGGTGCTGCAGGTGCGGCTCAAGGGCGCGTCGACCCGCGCGCTGGTGGCGGCGGCGACGATGGCGCGGCGGGTGACGACCGCGGCCGGCGCGCTGTTGATCGTCAACGATCGCCTCGACGTCGCGCTCGCGGTCGGCGCCGACGGCGTGCACCTGGGCCAGGACGATCTGCCGCTGGCCGCGGCGGTGCGCGCGCTCGGCGCGGCGCGCGATCACCTGCTGATCGGCATCTCGACCCACGATCTCGATCAGGTCGGCCTCGCGGTCGCGGGTGGCGCCGACTACCTCGGGTTCGGGCCGGTGTTCGCGACCTCGACGAAGGCCAACCCCGATCCGGTGGTCGGGGTCGACGGCCTGGCCGCCGCCTGCGCCCGCGCCGGCCGGGTGCCGGTGGTGGCCATCGGTGGGGTGACACCCGACGCCGGCCCGGCCCTGCACGCCGCTGGGGCCGCCGCGGCCTGCGCGATCGCCGCGGTCAACGGTGCCCCGGATCGCGCGGCCGCCGCCCAAGCGCTCGCCGTGCGATGGCGCACGCCCCTGGAATGA
- a CDS encoding tetratricopeptide repeat protein, which yields MKSISIAAVLAATLGASGCFWVTTKSEGASLRTDVKDLDVRLTTKEGEIDTQVGELQKVLDEATKVLKRNSADLGADVDALRNDIRVSTGLVSAAKNMMDDLAAQVERYKTSNDERLGVLEARLAALEGGRGGAVVAGGTTTAVAGMNPDDLWTQGTEAFKASKWDDARDAYKKLAVGFPSHARADDAQYFRGESYFQQQDWDSAIREFQKVYDKFATSDLADDALFRAAEAATKLKNCSEARAYLSLMKQKYASSSLLKKAATMDKDLKASAKTKSKCTS from the coding sequence ATGAAGTCCATCTCGATCGCCGCCGTGCTGGCCGCCACCCTCGGCGCCTCCGGCTGCTTCTGGGTCACGACCAAGAGCGAGGGCGCGTCGCTGCGCACCGACGTCAAGGACCTCGACGTCCGCCTGACCACCAAGGAGGGCGAGATCGACACCCAGGTCGGCGAGCTCCAGAAGGTGCTCGACGAGGCCACCAAGGTGCTCAAGCGCAACAGCGCCGATCTCGGCGCCGACGTCGACGCGCTGCGCAACGACATCCGCGTGTCGACCGGCCTGGTCTCCGCCGCGAAGAACATGATGGATGACCTCGCGGCCCAGGTGGAGCGCTACAAGACCTCCAACGACGAGCGCCTCGGCGTGCTCGAGGCTCGGCTCGCCGCGCTCGAGGGCGGCCGCGGTGGCGCCGTCGTCGCGGGCGGCACCACCACCGCGGTCGCCGGCATGAACCCCGACGACCTGTGGACCCAGGGCACCGAGGCGTTCAAGGCCAGCAAGTGGGACGACGCCCGCGACGCTTACAAGAAGCTGGCCGTCGGCTTCCCCAGCCACGCCCGCGCCGACGACGCTCAGTACTTCCGCGGCGAGTCGTACTTCCAGCAGCAGGACTGGGACTCGGCCATCCGGGAGTTCCAGAAGGTCTACGACAAGTTCGCCACCAGCGACCTCGCCGACGACGCGCTGTTCCGGGCCGCCGAGGCCGCCACCAAGTTGAAGAACTGCTCCGAGGCGCGCGCGTACCTGTCGCTGATGAAGCAGAAGTACGCGTCGTCGAGCCTGCTCAAGAAGGCCGCCACGATGGACAAGGACCTCAAGGCCTCGGCCAAGACCAAGTCCAAGTGCACGTCGTGA
- a CDS encoding OmpA family protein: protein MSFLIVAGVAACGKKKPKNPTCDSTEDCKNGLVCVNKQCVACAVDDDCGDGQRCDSGACVAKPECAKDTDCPDGKVCQAGTCRACAKDNECGPGGKCMAGACQRPTACTTDEQCADDEDCVDGYCQKPWLGGGGDNACTLATIYFGYDDSSIAPSERDRLDANSACMNKSAARAVYVMGHTDGSGTDEYNIALSERRAQTVADYLARLGVDPAKMQVVPKGETEPTGQGEDKDRRVEFQWR, encoded by the coding sequence GTGTCGTTCCTGATCGTCGCTGGCGTCGCCGCGTGCGGCAAGAAGAAGCCCAAGAACCCGACGTGCGACAGCACCGAGGACTGCAAGAACGGCCTGGTGTGCGTCAACAAGCAGTGCGTCGCCTGCGCGGTCGACGACGACTGCGGCGACGGCCAGCGCTGCGACTCGGGCGCGTGCGTCGCCAAGCCCGAGTGCGCCAAGGACACCGACTGCCCCGACGGCAAGGTGTGCCAGGCCGGCACCTGCCGCGCCTGCGCCAAGGACAACGAGTGCGGCCCCGGCGGCAAGTGCATGGCGGGCGCGTGCCAGCGGCCGACCGCGTGCACGACCGACGAGCAGTGCGCCGACGACGAGGACTGCGTCGACGGCTACTGTCAGAAGCCCTGGCTGGGCGGCGGCGGCGACAACGCCTGCACCCTGGCCACCATCTACTTCGGCTACGACGACTCGTCGATCGCCCCGAGCGAGCGCGACCGGCTCGACGCCAACAGCGCGTGCATGAACAAGAGCGCCGCGCGCGCCGTCTACGTGATGGGCCACACCGACGGCTCGGGCACCGACGAGTACAACATCGCCCTGTCCGAGCGCCGGGCCCAGACCGTCGCCGACTACCTGGCGCGCCTGGGCGTCGATCCCGCCAAGATGCAGGTGGTGCCCAAGGGCGAGACCGAGCCCACCGGCCAAGGCGAGGACAAGGATCGCCGCGTCGAGTTCCAGTGGCGCTGA
- a CDS encoding sigma-54-dependent Fis family transcriptional regulator, with protein MARSTILVIDDEPNILTTVKRSLEIEGFAVEVAGSGAVGLGKLGERDVDLVLLDVMMPGESGLDVLPKIRAAHPDVMVVMMSGNATVETAVTATKLGAHDFIEKPLSGDKLLLTVQNALEFGRLTRENARWKARAAAEHSMIGKSAVMRAIFDKLAKTAPSSGRVLITGENGTGKELVARAIHDRSKRAKGPFVKVNCAAIPSELIESELFGHEKGAFTGATKDRRGKFEQADGGTLFLDEIGDMNPSAQAKVLRVLQEDELERVGGSETIKVDVRVVAATNKDLQAEIAAGRFREDLYYRLAVVPIEMPPLRARKDDVPALIDHFLELCCARDDRRVKRMRPGAVTLLMQHDWPGNVRELKNVVERMVILSGDPDDVTEADVRDALPSVQAVKGSYEKGVPFKDLVAASEREIILAALEAHEHHVSNTAKDLQLERSHLYKKMRALGIDHRADDAE; from the coding sequence ATGGCGCGGTCCACGATCCTGGTCATCGACGACGAGCCCAACATCCTGACCACGGTCAAGCGATCGCTCGAGATCGAGGGGTTCGCGGTCGAGGTGGCGGGCAGCGGCGCGGTCGGGCTGGGCAAGCTGGGCGAGCGCGACGTCGATCTGGTGCTCCTCGACGTGATGATGCCGGGCGAGAGCGGGCTCGACGTGCTGCCGAAGATCCGGGCGGCCCACCCCGACGTGATGGTCGTGATGATGTCGGGCAACGCCACGGTCGAGACCGCGGTCACGGCCACCAAGCTCGGCGCCCACGACTTCATCGAGAAGCCGCTGTCGGGCGACAAGCTCCTGCTGACGGTCCAGAACGCGCTCGAGTTCGGGCGGCTGACCCGCGAGAACGCGCGCTGGAAGGCCCGGGCCGCGGCCGAGCACTCGATGATCGGCAAGAGCGCGGTCATGCGCGCGATCTTCGACAAGCTGGCCAAGACCGCGCCGTCGTCGGGCCGGGTGCTGATCACCGGCGAGAACGGCACCGGCAAGGAGCTGGTCGCCCGCGCGATCCACGACCGCTCGAAGCGCGCCAAGGGCCCGTTCGTGAAGGTCAACTGCGCGGCGATCCCGTCGGAGCTGATCGAGAGCGAGCTGTTCGGCCACGAGAAGGGCGCGTTCACCGGCGCGACCAAGGACCGGCGCGGCAAGTTCGAGCAGGCCGACGGCGGCACGCTGTTCCTCGACGAGATCGGCGACATGAACCCGAGCGCGCAGGCCAAGGTGCTGCGGGTGCTGCAGGAGGACGAGCTCGAGCGCGTCGGCGGCAGCGAGACGATCAAGGTCGACGTCCGCGTGGTCGCGGCGACCAACAAGGACCTGCAGGCCGAGATCGCGGCCGGGCGCTTCCGCGAGGACCTGTACTACCGCCTGGCGGTGGTGCCGATCGAGATGCCGCCGCTGCGCGCGCGCAAGGACGACGTGCCGGCGCTGATCGATCACTTCCTCGAGCTGTGCTGCGCCCGCGACGACCGCCGGGTCAAGCGCATGCGGCCGGGCGCGGTGACGCTGCTGATGCAGCACGACTGGCCCGGCAACGTGCGCGAGCTCAAGAACGTCGTCGAGCGGATGGTGATCCTGTCGGGCGACCCCGACGACGTCACCGAGGCCGACGTCCGCGACGCGCTGCCGAGCGTGCAGGCGGTCAAGGGCAGCTACGAGAAGGGCGTGCCGTTCAAGGACCTGGTCGCGGCGTCGGAGCGCGAGATCATCCTGGCCGCGCTCGAGGCCCACGAGCACCACGTCTCGAACACCGCCAAGGACCTGCAGCTCGAGCGCTCGCACCTGTACAAGAAGATGCGCGCGCTCGGCATCGACCACCGCGCCGACGACGCCGAGTAG
- a CDS encoding serine/threonine protein kinase: MTPSPVRALIVDMAARSPTEPEAHPPASDDLDDLDTLAQAPGADLDRLSLPTVDARRPVARRAAPPAPGVVPDVAPEAAPLPDAPSTPSTAALQDDVAAVLHGEEVARARGWAAMLLVMAASTLAFTPTLPGDVAAKAPFVATVAGLSALSLWVIYRCRRPLRYTPTVFRVYAFATALGSIEIIHFLGPFSPTPLVVTLGISFFGLGRDRLGALIAPLVAITGYLAVAVLTLTGVLVDHGALTATSGTAAGRVMFTAMVPVVLLVALWMARLARSTLEHALTRAHEAALLANQREAQLVEVKRDLDQVLDGGAGAKGRLTGTAAGPWALAEIIGRGAMGEVYAARHRDDARAAAVKVLRELGPEEARLRERFVREGEVVATLRSPHIVRVFDTGVVAAMPYIAMERLDGEDLARRLRRTPRLERAALITLAREVARGLDVAHAAGVVHRDLKPHNLYWSRAHGAWKILDFGVASLVGSTGTLTQAAVVGTPGYMAPEQARGHAVDGRADVFALGAVLYRALTGRPAFTGVDTPQLLFAVVFHHPEAPSALVPSLPRAVDAVLAVALAKAATDRFAHATEFAEALTAALHGAAPAPIAARGAALIARHPWGRAASEA, encoded by the coding sequence TTGACTCCGTCGCCGGTCCGGGCCCTGATCGTCGACATGGCGGCGCGGTCACCGACGGAGCCCGAGGCGCACCCGCCGGCGAGCGACGACCTCGACGACCTCGACACCCTGGCCCAGGCGCCCGGCGCCGATCTCGACCGCCTGAGCCTGCCGACCGTCGACGCGCGCCGGCCGGTCGCGCGCAGGGCCGCGCCCCCGGCGCCCGGGGTGGTGCCCGACGTGGCGCCCGAGGCGGCGCCGCTGCCCGACGCGCCGTCGACGCCGTCGACCGCCGCGCTCCAGGACGACGTCGCGGCCGTCCTGCACGGCGAGGAGGTCGCCCGGGCCCGAGGCTGGGCCGCGATGCTGCTGGTGATGGCCGCGTCGACGCTGGCGTTCACGCCGACCTTGCCGGGCGACGTCGCCGCCAAGGCGCCGTTCGTCGCGACCGTGGCCGGGCTGTCGGCGCTGTCGCTGTGGGTGATCTATCGGTGCCGCCGCCCGCTGCGCTACACGCCGACGGTCTTCCGGGTCTACGCGTTCGCCACCGCGCTCGGGTCGATCGAGATCATCCACTTCCTGGGGCCGTTCTCGCCGACGCCGCTGGTCGTCACGCTCGGCATCAGCTTCTTCGGCCTCGGCCGCGATCGCCTGGGCGCGCTGATCGCGCCGCTGGTCGCGATCACCGGCTACCTCGCGGTCGCCGTCCTGACCTTGACCGGCGTGCTCGTCGATCACGGCGCGCTGACCGCGACCAGCGGCACCGCCGCCGGCCGCGTGATGTTCACCGCGATGGTGCCGGTCGTGCTGCTGGTCGCGCTGTGGATGGCGCGGCTGGCCCGGTCGACCCTCGAGCACGCGCTGACCCGCGCCCACGAGGCGGCGCTGCTCGCCAACCAGCGCGAGGCCCAGCTGGTCGAGGTCAAGCGCGACCTCGACCAGGTCCTCGACGGCGGCGCCGGCGCCAAGGGCCGCCTGACCGGCACCGCGGCCGGGCCCTGGGCCCTGGCCGAGATCATCGGCCGCGGCGCGATGGGCGAGGTCTACGCCGCGCGCCACCGCGACGACGCGCGCGCGGCCGCGGTCAAGGTGCTGCGCGAGCTCGGCCCCGAGGAGGCGCGCCTGCGCGAGCGGTTCGTGCGCGAGGGCGAGGTCGTCGCGACCCTGCGCTCACCCCACATCGTGCGGGTGTTCGACACCGGCGTCGTCGCCGCGATGCCGTACATCGCGATGGAGCGGCTCGACGGCGAGGACCTGGCCCGGCGCCTGCGCCGCACGCCGCGGCTCGAGCGCGCCGCGCTGATCACGCTGGCGCGCGAGGTGGCCCGCGGCCTCGACGTCGCCCACGCCGCCGGGGTCGTGCACCGCGATCTCAAGCCGCACAACCTGTACTGGTCGCGGGCGCACGGCGCCTGGAAGATCCTCGATTTCGGCGTGGCCAGCCTGGTCGGCTCGACCGGCACGCTGACCCAGGCCGCCGTGGTCGGCACGCCTGGGTACATGGCGCCCGAGCAGGCCCGCGGCCACGCCGTCGATGGCCGCGCCGACGTGTTCGCGCTCGGCGCGGTGCTGTACCGCGCGCTGACCGGCCGCCCGGCGTTCACCGGCGTCGACACGCCCCAGCTCCTGTTCGCGGTCGTGTTCCACCACCCCGAGGCGCCGTCGGCGCTGGTGCCGAGCCTGCCGCGCGCGGTCGACGCCGTGCTCGCGGTCGCGCTGGCCAAGGCCGCGACCGATCGCTTCGCCCACGCGACCGAGTTCGCCGAGGCCCTGACCGCCGCGCTCCACGGCGCGGCCCCGGCGCCGATCGCCGCGCGCGGCGCCGCGCTGATCGCCCGCCACCCCTGGGGTCGGGCCGCGTCCGAGGCGTGA
- a CDS encoding tetratricopeptide repeat protein, translated as MRGRALVLGLIALVALVAGPGRARAEDEATRSAKKHYAKGDKLFALGKFDQALVEFEAAYEAKPLPKLLFNIGQAHRNLDHYDQAIFSFRKYLREVPDADNREAVEKLIDDLEAKQADAETRERERQAVLDRERERELARQRAEHPPDKPIYTRWWFWGGIAAVAGASAGGYFLLRDDGVPSTDLGNVVFD; from the coding sequence ATGCGGGGCCGCGCGCTCGTCCTGGGCCTGATCGCGCTCGTGGCGCTGGTCGCCGGACCAGGCCGCGCCCGCGCCGAGGACGAGGCCACGCGCTCGGCCAAGAAGCACTACGCCAAGGGCGACAAGCTGTTCGCGCTCGGCAAGTTCGACCAGGCGCTGGTCGAGTTCGAGGCCGCGTACGAGGCCAAGCCGCTGCCGAAGCTGCTGTTCAACATCGGCCAGGCCCACCGCAACCTCGACCACTACGACCAGGCCATCTTCTCGTTCCGCAAGTACCTGCGCGAGGTGCCCGACGCCGACAACCGCGAGGCCGTCGAGAAGCTGATCGACGACCTCGAGGCCAAGCAGGCCGACGCCGAGACCCGCGAGCGCGAGCGGCAGGCGGTGCTCGACCGTGAGCGCGAGCGCGAGCTGGCCCGGCAGCGGGCCGAGCACCCGCCCGACAAACCGATCTACACTCGCTGGTGGTTCTGGGGCGGCATCGCCGCCGTCGCCGGCGCCTCCGCCGGCGGCTACTTCCTCCTGCGGGACGACGGCGTCCCGTCGACCGATCTCGGCAACGTCGTGTTCGACTAG
- a CDS encoding serine/threonine protein kinase, whose translation MSASREPPSRTPSSIGARSRSGPDPTESLAPPPDEDGWDAPSELPIGTRDERARSVNTRIDSPSAKVRTPATRPPPVPRAGDRSDERVGQVLGAYRLLELIGKGGMGFVYRAEHVRLGREVALKLLRTDYAKRRDAVSRFFQEARTVNRVRHRNIVDVTDFIELEDGTTFIIMELLRGKSLGGWSRGGFELPRALAALIQICDGLSAAHAVGVIHRDLKPDNIVLVPTPDGAELVKLLDFGVAKLLNRDDEDVGLETAAGSVIGTPAYMSPEQAGGLAVDHRADIYSLGAIMYELFCGQPLFRGRSFGEYVRKHLNEQPVPPRDTPGGATLDPRLEGVLLRCLAKDPEARYASAEALRDDLLHLLAAIETRPHELVGLGDSGMRSGLRSTGESTRTPPPGVTYPTMMAPGSGVVDRATPYPGHGSWVAPPRRSKWLWAAAAAAVVGVAVAGGLVAASRSSDPTTPAAAPPSPVASTPAVTPMTAGPGPAPRVRVKVVAPAGARVEALGAAVSLCSTPCLLEIDPADGGSTTRRDFVVRKDGFTDAPFSVDLGHPAPTVEVALNAAVLAEDIELLPSPTPTPTSGRRDRDRRDPVVKAPPPPDPVVIKPEPVVERPGAGSGTGKKPRDTKVDPTVTIDPFAGG comes from the coding sequence ATGTCGGCATCGCGCGAACCCCCGTCTCGCACTCCGTCGTCCATCGGCGCACGGTCGCGATCCGGCCCGGACCCGACCGAGTCGCTGGCGCCGCCGCCCGACGAAGACGGCTGGGACGCGCCGTCGGAGCTGCCGATCGGCACCCGCGACGAGCGCGCGCGCTCGGTCAACACCCGCATCGACAGCCCGTCGGCGAAGGTGCGCACGCCGGCCACGCGCCCGCCGCCGGTGCCGCGCGCGGGCGATCGCAGCGACGAGCGCGTCGGCCAGGTGCTGGGCGCCTACCGACTGCTCGAGCTGATCGGCAAGGGCGGCATGGGCTTCGTCTACCGCGCCGAGCACGTCCGGCTCGGCCGCGAGGTCGCGCTCAAGCTCCTGCGCACCGACTACGCCAAGCGCCGCGACGCCGTGAGCCGGTTTTTCCAGGAGGCGCGCACGGTCAACCGCGTCCGCCACCGCAACATCGTCGACGTCACCGACTTCATCGAGCTCGAGGACGGCACGACCTTCATCATCATGGAGCTGCTGCGCGGCAAGAGCCTCGGCGGGTGGTCGCGCGGCGGGTTCGAGCTGCCCCGGGCGCTGGCCGCGCTGATCCAGATCTGCGACGGGCTGTCGGCCGCGCACGCGGTCGGCGTGATCCACCGCGACCTCAAGCCCGACAACATCGTGCTGGTGCCGACGCCCGACGGCGCCGAGCTGGTGAAGCTGCTCGACTTCGGCGTCGCCAAGCTGCTCAACCGCGACGATGAGGACGTCGGCCTCGAGACCGCGGCCGGCTCGGTGATCGGCACGCCCGCGTACATGTCGCCCGAGCAGGCCGGCGGCCTCGCCGTCGACCACCGCGCCGACATCTACTCGCTCGGCGCGATCATGTACGAGCTGTTCTGCGGGCAGCCGCTGTTCCGCGGCCGCTCGTTCGGCGAGTACGTGCGCAAGCACCTCAACGAGCAGCCGGTGCCGCCGCGCGACACCCCGGGCGGCGCCACGCTCGATCCGCGGCTCGAGGGCGTGCTGCTGCGGTGCCTCGCGAAGGATCCCGAGGCCCGCTACGCCAGCGCCGAGGCCCTGCGCGACGACCTCTTGCACCTGCTCGCGGCGATCGAGACCCGGCCGCACGAGCTGGTCGGGCTCGGCGACAGCGGCATGCGCTCGGGCCTGCGGTCGACCGGCGAGAGCACGCGCACGCCGCCGCCGGGCGTCACCTACCCGACCATGATGGCGCCGGGCTCGGGCGTGGTCGACCGCGCGACCCCGTACCCGGGCCACGGCTCGTGGGTCGCGCCGCCGCGTCGGTCGAAGTGGCTGTGGGCCGCGGCGGCCGCCGCGGTGGTCGGCGTCGCCGTCGCCGGCGGCCTGGTCGCGGCGTCACGCTCGAGCGATCCCACGACCCCCGCGGCGGCGCCGCCGAGCCCGGTGGCCTCGACGCCGGCGGTCACGCCGATGACCGCCGGGCCGGGCCCCGCGCCGAGGGTGCGCGTCAAGGTCGTGGCGCCGGCCGGCGCCCGGGTCGAGGCGCTCGGCGCGGCCGTGTCGCTGTGCTCGACGCCGTGCCTGCTCGAGATCGATCCCGCCGACGGCGGCTCGACGACGCGCCGCGACTTCGTCGTGCGCAAGGACGGCTTCACCGACGCGCCGTTCTCGGTCGACCTCGGCCACCCGGCGCCGACGGTCGAGGTCGCGCTCAACGCCGCGGTCCTCGCCGAGGACATCGAGCTGCTGCCCTCGCCTACGCCCACGCCCACGAGCGGCCGCCGCGACCGCGACCGGCGCGACCCGGTGGTGAAGGCGCCGCCGCCGCCCGATCCGGTCGTGATCAAGCCCGAGCCCGTCGTCGAGCGGCCCGGCGCCGGCTCGGGCACCGGCAAGAAGCCCCGCGACACCAAGGTCGATCCCACGGTCACCATCGACCCGTTCGCGGGTGGGTGA